From one Agathobaculum sp. NTUH-O15-33 genomic stretch:
- a CDS encoding aspartate kinase produces MSLIVQKFGGSSVANTERLKNVADIVTSTAQAGNQVVVVVSAQGDTTDDLIERAAELNESPSKREMDVLLNTGEMISMSLLAMAIQKLGHAVVSLTGWQIGLETDSNYSDARIKRLAGDRLKAELDNGHIVIVAGFQGLNKMGDLTTLGRGGSDTTAVAIAATLGADLCQIYTDVDGVYTADPRVVPGARKLDAITYDEMLELASLGAQVLHNRSVEMAKKYNVDLEVVSSFTRNPGTKVKEGSNMEKLNVSGVARDNKCARVAIINVDDTPGTAFKVFSLMAKHKVNVDIILQAVGRDNKKSISFTIPQDDAERVGKILRDNAAMLGYEDVSISTRVAKVSIVGAGMASNSGVAAKMFEALAMAGINIRMISTSEIKISVLINEEDSEKAVKVIHEQFFGE; encoded by the coding sequence ATGAGTCTGATTGTACAAAAGTTCGGCGGCAGCTCGGTTGCCAACACCGAACGGCTGAAAAACGTCGCGGATATCGTGACCAGCACCGCGCAGGCGGGCAACCAAGTGGTCGTGGTGGTATCCGCGCAGGGCGACACCACGGATGATCTGATCGAGCGCGCGGCCGAGCTGAACGAAAGCCCGTCCAAGCGCGAAATGGACGTTCTGCTCAATACCGGCGAAATGATCTCGATGTCCCTGCTGGCCATGGCGATCCAGAAGCTGGGCCACGCGGTGGTATCGCTGACCGGCTGGCAGATCGGTCTGGAGACCGACAGCAACTATTCCGACGCGCGCATCAAGCGCCTCGCGGGCGACCGGCTCAAGGCCGAGCTGGACAACGGCCATATCGTGATCGTCGCGGGATTCCAAGGCCTGAACAAGATGGGCGATCTGACCACGCTGGGCCGCGGCGGCTCGGATACGACGGCGGTCGCCATCGCGGCCACGCTGGGCGCCGATCTTTGCCAAATCTATACCGATGTGGACGGTGTGTACACCGCCGATCCCCGCGTCGTACCGGGCGCGCGCAAGCTCGACGCGATCACTTATGATGAAATGCTGGAGCTGGCCAGTCTGGGCGCGCAGGTGCTGCATAACCGCAGCGTAGAAATGGCAAAGAAGTATAACGTCGACCTCGAAGTCGTTTCCAGCTTTACCCGTAATCCGGGTACCAAAGTCAAGGAGGGCTCTAACATGGAAAAGTTGAATGTAAGCGGCGTAGCCCGCGATAATAAATGCGCGCGTGTGGCCATTATCAATGTGGACGATACGCCCGGCACCGCGTTTAAGGTGTTTTCTCTCATGGCCAAGCACAAGGTCAACGTCGATATCATTTTGCAGGCGGTGGGCCGCGACAATAAAAAGTCCATCTCCTTCACCATACCGCAGGACGACGCGGAGCGCGTCGGCAAGATCCTGCGCGATAACGCCGCGATGCTGGGTTATGAGGATGTCTCCATCTCCACGCGCGTGGCCAAGGTGTCCATCGTCGGCGCGGGCATGGCCTCTAATTCCGGCGTTGCCGCCAAGATGTTTGAAGCGCTTGCCATGGCGGGCATCAATATCCGTATGATCTCCACCTCTGAGATCAAGATCTCCGTCCTGATCAATGAAGAGGACAGCGAAAAGGCGGTCAAGGTCATTCATGAGCAGTTCTTTGGCGAATAA
- the thrB gene encoding homoserine kinase, translated as MVRITVPATSANMGSGYDSIGIALELYNIIDIEESDHIEISDKNGAHVPKDARNLIYQCAKRVYDECGKPLSGLRILEDCAIPQTRGLGSSSACTVAGIMGANALLGDPLDRQAVIDLAATIEGHPDNSTPAILGGFCVALLENGHVHHVRVPVHGAIDFIVFIPDFKLSTEKARAALPKTIDHRDAVFNLARAALLAGSLTTGKLENLDVATGDCLHQPYRFPLIEGGLDLTRDAKELGALGAYISGAGPSIIAINYKGDRDYIARAEALCKEKYPHWKPQLLRCDEVGAVVKRL; from the coding sequence ATGGTTCGTATCACCGTTCCCGCAACGAGCGCCAATATGGGCTCGGGCTATGATTCCATCGGCATTGCGCTGGAGCTTTACAACATCATCGACATCGAGGAATCCGATCACATCGAGATTTCGGATAAAAACGGCGCGCATGTGCCGAAGGACGCGCGCAACCTGATCTACCAGTGCGCCAAGCGCGTCTATGACGAATGCGGCAAGCCGCTTTCCGGCCTGCGTATTCTGGAGGACTGCGCCATTCCGCAAACACGCGGTCTGGGCTCGTCCTCGGCGTGCACGGTCGCGGGCATCATGGGCGCGAACGCGCTGCTTGGCGATCCGCTCGACCGGCAGGCCGTAATCGATTTGGCCGCGACGATCGAGGGGCACCCGGATAATTCCACCCCTGCCATTTTGGGCGGCTTTTGCGTGGCCCTGCTGGAAAACGGCCATGTGCACCATGTGCGCGTGCCCGTGCACGGCGCGATCGATTTTATCGTATTCATCCCCGATTTTAAGCTTTCCACGGAAAAGGCGCGCGCCGCGCTGCCGAAAACGATCGACCACCGCGACGCGGTGTTTAATTTAGCGCGCGCCGCGCTGCTCGCCGGCTCGCTCACCACCGGCAAACTGGAAAATTTGGACGTCGCCACCGGCGACTGCCTGCACCAGCCCTATCGTTTCCCGCTGATCGAGGGCGGCCTCGATCTCACGCGAGACGCGAAGGAGCTTGGCGCGCTGGGCGCGTACATATCGGGCGCCGGCCCGTCCATCATTGCGATCAACTACAAGGGCGACCGCGATTATATCGCGCGCGCCGAAGCGCTTTGCAAGGAGAAATACCCGCATTGGAAGCCCCAGCTCTTGCGCTGCGACGAAGTCGGCGCGGTCGTGAAGCGGCTTTAA
- a CDS encoding homoserine dehydrogenase: MIKAAIMGHGTVGSGVYEVFEMNAEKIARVVGEPVEVKYVLDLRDFSALPYGHKFVTDFAVIENDPEISVVAEVMGGVGAAYQFTKRCLEAGKSVCTSNKELVATHGEELLRIAEEHGVNYMFEASVGGGIPIIRPMLQCLAANEFNEICGILNGTTNYILTQMIHNGVRFEDALRQAQESGYAEKDPTADIEGHDACRKICILSDLAFGDKFDPDAVSCEGITKITLEDVANADKLGCVIKLLGRAVRCEDGTAYAYVAPHLIHKESPLAAVEDVFNAIMVDGNATGEVMFYGKGAGKLATASAVAADMLDSIEHADHRRRIMWGDGSKNLLRPIDSLQSAWYVRFKGASADAEAVLPVESVSEPVQGVVVVRTRKLSTNDMAKKASELAQKGQVLAAMRML; this comes from the coding sequence ATGATTAAAGCAGCTATTATGGGCCACGGCACGGTCGGCTCGGGCGTATATGAGGTGTTCGAGATGAACGCCGAAAAGATCGCGCGCGTCGTCGGCGAGCCGGTCGAGGTGAAATATGTGCTCGATCTGCGCGATTTTTCCGCGTTGCCCTATGGTCATAAATTCGTGACCGATTTCGCGGTGATCGAAAACGATCCGGAGATCTCGGTCGTGGCCGAGGTCATGGGCGGCGTAGGCGCGGCCTACCAGTTTACCAAGCGCTGCCTCGAAGCGGGCAAAAGCGTGTGCACGTCCAACAAGGAGCTCGTCGCCACACACGGCGAGGAGCTGCTCCGCATTGCGGAGGAGCATGGCGTAAATTACATGTTTGAAGCGTCGGTCGGCGGCGGCATCCCGATCATCCGCCCCATGCTGCAATGTCTGGCCGCGAATGAATTTAACGAGATCTGCGGTATTTTAAACGGTACGACCAACTATATTTTAACGCAGATGATCCATAACGGCGTTCGGTTTGAGGATGCGCTGCGGCAGGCGCAGGAATCCGGCTATGCGGAAAAGGACCCGACCGCCGACATCGAGGGACACGACGCCTGCCGTAAGATATGCATCCTGTCCGATCTGGCCTTTGGCGATAAGTTTGACCCGGACGCGGTCAGCTGCGAGGGCATCACCAAGATCACGCTCGAGGACGTTGCCAACGCCGACAAGCTCGGCTGCGTTATCAAGCTGCTGGGCCGCGCGGTGCGATGCGAGGACGGCACGGCTTACGCCTACGTCGCGCCGCACCTGATCCATAAGGAAAGCCCGCTGGCCGCTGTGGAGGACGTGTTCAACGCCATTATGGTGGACGGCAACGCTACCGGCGAAGTGATGTTCTACGGCAAGGGCGCGGGCAAGCTCGCGACCGCCTCCGCCGTCGCGGCGGATATGCTGGACTCTATCGAGCACGCGGATCACCGCCGCCGCATCATGTGGGGCGACGGCTCTAAGAATCTGCTCCGCCCGATCGATTCGCTGCAAAGCGCGTGGTATGTCCGCTTCAAGGGCGCTTCCGCCGACGCGGAAGCGGTTTTGCCGGTCGAAAGCGTATCCGAACCGGTGCAGGGCGTGGTCGTCGTGCGCACCCGCAAGCTCTCCACCAACGATATGGCGAAAAAGGCGAGCGAGCTGGCCCAAAAGGGGCAGGTGCTCGCGGCCATGCGTATGCTGTAA
- a CDS encoding ACT domain-containing protein, which translates to MVKPKYYLVERSLLPEVFQRVIEANEAFASGKAATASEAAKIAGLSRSAYYKYKDGVRPFFEVTTDRIVTFHFMLHDQPGVLSSILGLMARSGANLLTVNQSIPMRGQASVTIAARTGEMKYSVEELMHRAEALDGVGKVEILASE; encoded by the coding sequence ATGGTAAAACCGAAGTATTATCTGGTGGAGCGCTCGCTGCTGCCCGAAGTGTTCCAGCGCGTGATCGAAGCGAACGAAGCGTTCGCCTCCGGCAAAGCCGCCACGGCGAGCGAAGCCGCTAAGATCGCGGGTCTGTCGCGCAGCGCGTATTATAAGTATAAGGATGGCGTGCGGCCTTTCTTTGAGGTAACGACCGATCGGATCGTCACCTTTCATTTCATGCTGCACGATCAGCCCGGCGTGCTTTCCAGCATTCTGGGGCTGATGGCGCGTTCCGGCGCCAACCTGCTGACCGTGAACCAGTCCATTCCCATGCGCGGGCAGGCTTCCGTGACGATCGCGGCCCGCACGGGTGAAATGAAATATTCGGTGGAAGAGCTGATGCACCGCGCGGAAGCGCTCGACGGCGTCGGTAAGGTAGAAATCCTAGCCTCTGAGTGA
- a CDS encoding sodium-dependent transporter, translated as MQQKNGNGTFSSKIGFVLAAVGSAVGMGNIWLFPYRTGQYGGAAFLIPYLLFVALFGYVGLSGEFALGRLTGTGPIGSYDYAVKSRGKKGGSILGAIPLFGSLGIAIGYAIIVGWVVRSAAGALTGTLMNTEPETFFGQMSGAHLSSVPWHIVVVVITAAILIFGISSGIEKINKVMMPAFFILFLVIAVRVAFLPGAFEGYKYLLVPDWSYLKSPETWIMAMGQAFFSLSVTGSGMIIYGSYLSKKEDIVHSSVMTAVLDTCAAMLAGFAVIPAVFAFGLDPQAGPKLLFITLPRVFQQMPAGRLFAFLFFISVLFAGITSLANMLEAVSEAAQTRLGLKRKTAVLLAALATLIVGLFIEYEPYMGAWMDAITIYVVPIGAVLGAIIIYWVLGVTKVKEELMQGRDKPLSRSFGFLAKYVYVFLAAAVVICSFIYGGIG; from the coding sequence ATGCAACAAAAAAACGGTAACGGCACTTTTTCCTCCAAGATCGGCTTCGTGCTTGCGGCTGTCGGCTCGGCGGTCGGCATGGGAAACATTTGGCTTTTTCCTTACCGCACCGGACAATACGGCGGCGCGGCCTTCCTGATTCCTTATCTTCTATTCGTCGCCCTGTTCGGCTATGTCGGCCTATCGGGTGAATTTGCCTTAGGCCGCCTGACCGGCACCGGCCCGATCGGCTCGTACGACTACGCGGTAAAGTCGCGCGGCAAAAAGGGCGGCTCTATTCTAGGCGCGATTCCGCTGTTCGGCTCGCTCGGCATCGCGATCGGCTACGCCATCATCGTCGGCTGGGTGGTCCGCTCGGCGGCGGGAGCGCTGACCGGCACGCTGATGAACACCGAACCCGAGACTTTCTTCGGCCAGATGAGCGGTGCACACCTTTCCAGCGTGCCGTGGCACATCGTCGTCGTGGTCATCACGGCAGCCATCCTCATTTTTGGTATTTCAAGCGGTATTGAGAAGATCAATAAGGTGATGATGCCCGCTTTCTTCATTCTGTTCCTTGTAATCGCGGTACGCGTCGCTTTTCTGCCCGGCGCGTTCGAGGGCTATAAATACCTGCTCGTACCGGATTGGAGCTACCTGAAGAGCCCGGAAACCTGGATCATGGCCATGGGACAGGCCTTCTTCTCACTTTCGGTCACGGGGTCAGGCATGATTATCTACGGTTCGTACCTGTCCAAAAAGGAGGACATCGTGCATTCCTCGGTCATGACCGCGGTGCTCGATACCTGCGCCGCCATGCTGGCGGGCTTTGCGGTCATTCCGGCGGTTTTCGCCTTTGGCCTTGATCCGCAGGCCGGTCCCAAGCTGCTGTTCATTACCCTGCCCCGCGTATTCCAGCAAATGCCCGCAGGCCGGTTATTCGCTTTCCTTTTCTTTATTTCGGTGCTGTTCGCAGGCATCACCTCGCTGGCCAACATGCTGGAAGCGGTATCCGAAGCCGCCCAGACCCGCCTTGGCCTAAAACGAAAGACCGCCGTACTGCTCGCGGCGCTTGCCACACTCATCGTCGGCCTGTTCATCGAATACGAGCCCTACATGGGCGCGTGGATGGACGCGATCACGATCTATGTCGTCCCGATTGGCGCGGTGCTTGGCGCGATCATTATCTACTGGGTGCTCGGCGTGACCAAGGTAAAGGAAGAGCTGATGCAGGGCCGCGACAAGCCCCTCTCCCGCTCCTTCGGGTTTCTCGCCAAGTATGTCTATGTATTTCTGGCCGCCGCTGTGGTTATTTGCAGCTTCATTTACGGCGGTATCGGATAA
- a CDS encoding helix-turn-helix transcriptional regulator, whose amino-acid sequence MRNNIKELRKAKGLRQEDMANLLGVSRQTVVAMENNKYDPTLELAMKVARLLERPVESIFFLDA is encoded by the coding sequence ATGCGAAATAATATTAAAGAGCTGCGCAAGGCGAAGGGGCTGCGGCAGGAGGACATGGCAAATCTGCTCGGCGTATCGCGTCAGACCGTTGTGGCCATGGAAAACAACAAATACGATCCCACGCTGGAGCTGGCCATGAAGGTCGCGCGTCTGCTGGAACGGCCGGTGGAAAGCATTTTCTTTTTAGATGCATAA